The following proteins come from a genomic window of Mariniflexile sp. TRM1-10:
- a CDS encoding type III pantothenate kinase: MNLIIDIGNSFVKLAVFDGDHIKHKEVVELNLILERIRAIDYTYKHIKAAIVSSVGKLSKTDINLIGERFDLLILNSDTKLPYASLYKTPETLGVDRIALVSASVKNYPGNNVLIIDAGTCITYDFVNNKNEYLGGAISPGLRMRYTSLNNLTANLPLLDTELPNNIIGNSTEASIHSGVVYGVLKEIDGVIEAYKANYPDLTVILTGGDSNFLSKQLKSSIFATPNFLLEGLNFILQFNSNE, encoded by the coding sequence ATGAATTTAATAATTGATATAGGAAATTCTTTTGTAAAGTTGGCTGTTTTTGATGGCGACCATATTAAGCATAAAGAAGTCGTTGAGCTAAATTTGATTTTAGAACGCATAAGAGCCATTGATTACACGTATAAACATATTAAGGCAGCTATCGTTTCTTCGGTTGGCAAATTAAGTAAAACGGATATTAACCTGATAGGAGAGCGTTTTGATTTATTGATTTTAAATTCTGATACAAAACTGCCTTATGCAAGTCTTTATAAAACCCCCGAGACTTTAGGGGTTGATAGAATTGCTCTTGTAAGTGCTTCTGTTAAAAACTATCCAGGTAACAATGTGCTTATAATTGATGCTGGGACTTGTATCACTTACGATTTTGTAAACAATAAAAATGAATACCTTGGAGGGGCTATTTCTCCTGGTTTACGTATGCGTTATACATCATTGAATAATTTAACTGCAAACTTACCGTTATTAGATACGGAATTGCCAAATAATATCATTGGAAATTCAACAGAAGCATCCATACATTCAGGTGTGGTTTATGGTGTTTTAAAAGAAATTGACGGAGTTATAGAGGCATACAAAGCAAATTATCCAGATTTAACAGTTATTTTAACAGGAGGCGATAGTAATTTCTTGTCTAAACAATTAAAAAGTAGCATATTTGCGACTCCTAATTTTCTTTTAGAGGGACTGAACTTTATTTTACAATTTAATTCAAACGAATGA
- a CDS encoding tetratricopeptide repeat protein, with protein MKTKITLLLAALFIGLNIGFAQQDEECMTKLSIFHEYVKAKNYDAAYEPWMAVRNKCPQFNNAIYVDGEKILTDKIEKATGADKATYLNDLIKLWTERGVHFPSKTPKGEYGAKACQLMYDNREVLNKTNEELYACFDAVYQADKATFTNPQSLYTYFSLMVDLFDAGKKPAEDLFNKYDDIVEKVEEEVKNYSESLNTLIEKEEAGTALTNKESQYKAYYESYLAAYDQISAGIDEKMGTRANCDILIPLYQKNFEENKGNAVWLQRAAGKMSEKECTDDPLFFKLVNAYHDLSPSAKSAYYLGILKDKEGKSNEAITFYKQAISLETDNFKKANLNNKIALKLKAKGSYSQARTFFREALRLNPSNGRPHLSIAAMYAASANDCGDTNFNKRAVYWLAAREAQKAARVDSKLSGAAAQSVASYEAKAPSKADIFTCGCSGQVIKIGCWIGDSVTVPKI; from the coding sequence ATGAAAACAAAAATTACATTATTATTAGCAGCATTATTTATTGGTTTAAATATAGGGTTTGCACAGCAAGATGAAGAGTGTATGACAAAACTTTCTATATTCCATGAATATGTGAAAGCTAAAAACTATGATGCAGCATATGAACCATGGATGGCCGTAAGAAACAAATGCCCTCAATTTAATAACGCTATATATGTTGACGGTGAGAAAATATTAACCGACAAAATTGAAAAAGCTACAGGGGCAGATAAAGCTACTTACTTAAATGACTTAATAAAACTTTGGACAGAAAGAGGCGTGCATTTTCCTAGCAAAACTCCAAAAGGAGAATACGGAGCAAAAGCTTGTCAATTAATGTACGATAACAGGGAAGTATTAAATAAAACAAACGAAGAATTGTATGCATGTTTTGATGCCGTATACCAAGCAGATAAAGCCACATTTACAAATCCACAAAGTTTATATACTTATTTTTCTTTGATGGTAGATTTATTTGATGCTGGAAAAAAACCTGCGGAAGATTTATTTAATAAATACGATGATATTGTAGAGAAAGTAGAAGAAGAAGTTAAGAACTACTCGGAAAGTCTTAACACACTTATTGAAAAAGAAGAAGCTGGTACTGCATTAACAAATAAAGAATCGCAATATAAAGCATATTACGAAAGTTACTTGGCAGCTTACGATCAAATATCTGCTGGTATTGATGAAAAAATGGGAACAAGAGCAAACTGTGATATTTTAATTCCTTTATACCAAAAGAACTTTGAAGAAAACAAAGGCAATGCTGTTTGGTTACAAAGAGCAGCTGGTAAAATGTCTGAAAAAGAATGTACAGATGATCCATTGTTCTTTAAGTTAGTAAATGCTTACCACGATTTAAGTCCATCGGCTAAGTCAGCATATTACTTAGGTATCTTAAAAGATAAAGAAGGTAAATCAAATGAAGCGATTACTTTTTACAAACAAGCGATATCGTTAGAAACTGATAACTTCAAAAAGGCAAACCTTAATAATAAAATTGCTTTAAAATTAAAAGCAAAAGGAAGCTATTCACAAGCAAGAACGTTCTTTAGAGAAGCCTTAAGATTAAACCCATCAAACGGACGTCCTCACTTATCTATTGCAGCTATGTATGCAGCAAGTGCTAATGATTGTGGTGACACTAACTTTAACAAAAGAGCAGTATATTGGTTAGCAGCCAGAGAAGCTCAAAAAGCAGCACGTGTGGATTCTAAATTATCAGGTGCCGCAGCACAGTCTGTAGCTAGTTATGAGGCCAAGGCGCCTTCAAAAGCGGATATCTTCACCTGTGGTTGCTCAGGTCAGGTTATTAAAATTGGATGTTGGATTGGAGATTCGGTTACAGTACCAAAAATTTAA